The following nucleotide sequence is from Gymnodinialimonas sp. 202GB13-11.
CGGAAACCGTGATACTCGGCAAGGCGATCCGCGCCTCAGCCAAAGCATCCGCATCGAACTCCAATGCAGGCGCGTACGACAGCGGATGGTCGGACAGATCCAGATGAATCGCCAGCCGATCCGACAGACTGGCCGGTAGCCTTTCCCCAGGCTCCGCCCCTTCATCCAAGGCAACCAAAGCAAGATCAGGCCGGGCATCCAGCGCAGCCGCCAATCGTGCGGACAAACCGGGTTCGACCCGCTCCGCCATCGGAAGGAGTAAAACCCCTTCACGATCCAAAATGCCCTGCGTCTGGCACAGTGTTCCGGTTTCCAGCGTCGCGGCCAGATCAAGCCCACCGTAAAGGGCCTCATCCGACATGGTCGGCGCGATGCGATGCAGGGGAGTTTCAGCCAGCGCCAACCGCAACCCGGTTTCAAAACGCTCGCGCACAGGGCCGACGCGACCTCTGACGCTGATGCCGCCCAATGCCGCCGGATCCAGCGCGAAGCACGCGACGGCCAGATTGACCGAATGCCAACGTGCCTCAGCGACACTCACCCCAGAACCTCATCCACGACGCGCATGACGCGGGTGGTGGACCCTGCTTCGTCCAACGGGTCGCGGCGCAGGCGATGGCGCAAGGCGCTTGGTGCGACTTTGCGCAGATGATCGCGGTTCACCTGATCGTCGCCTTCGAATGCCGCCAATGCCCGTGCGGCCCGCAGAAGCGTCAACTCGCCCCGCAGCCCGTCCGAGCCAAGGGCGACGCACAGCGCCGCACAATCGCGAATGATCGCATCGTCAGCCTCAACGGATCCAAGCCGTTTGCGGGCGTCGACAATCTGCCCGCGTAACTCCGCATCGGCCCCTTCCCACTCCGCACAGAAGCTGAGTGCATCGCGGTCATAGGCATCGCGGCGGCGGATCACGTCGATGCGGACATCCAGATCCTTGGGGCTTTCGACTTCAACAGACAGACCGAAGCGATCCAAAAGTTGGGGCCGAAGCTCCCCTTCCTCAGGGTTACCCGATCCGACCAGAACGAAATTTGCGGCATGGCGGATCGAAAGGCCCTCCCGCTCGACCACGTTCAGGCCCGATTGCGCCACATCCAGCAGAAGATCGACGATGTGATCTTCCAGCAGGTTGACCTCATCAATGTAAAGATAGCCCCGGTTCGCCCGTGCCAGAAGCCCCGGTTCAAAGGCTTTTTCGCCTTTTGTTAGGGCCTTCTCGATGTCTAAGGCGCCTACAACGCGATCTTCGGTTGCGCCAAGGGGCAGGTCGATCACTGGCGTCGGTTTTGAGACTGTATTGGCATCCAACAAAGTGACCCAATCCGGCACATCAGAGACAAACTCAGAGTTCACAGGGCAGCCGGCCACTGCATCAATCTCAGGCAACAGCGCCGCCAATCCACGCACGGCGGTCGACTTGCCGGTGCCGCGGTCGCCAAACACCAGAACCCCGCCGATGCCACCATCAATGGCCGTCAGGACCATGGCCCGCTTCATTTCATCCTGACCCACAATCGCGGAGAACGGGAAAGAGCCTGGGCGCTTCATATCTTTCATTCGGCGGCAATCCTTGTGTCATCACGCATTTGGTTGGCCAGCGGTAGGTCAGGGGCTCGCCCTTCCCAAACGCCTTCGACGGCGTCCACGTTGAACCGGGCGTAGAGGTCTTCTTTGAACCATTGCTCCGTGCGCACCGCACGAATGGCGCGCGCATGAGGGCCATCATGTCGGGCGAACGCGGCCATGCTGTCTGCATCGGGCCAGATAGAGAATGTCACCTGATGCAGCCAGGGCACTTCACCAATCCCGATCTTGAATAGAACGTTCGGATCTTCGCCGATCACTTTGGAGATACCAGGGACGCGACCCCAGAACTTTGCTGCGATCCTTGGCTTGATCGTCGCGCGGGTCAGGGCGGCGATTGGGCCGCCGTTCGGCTCTACACCTGCGGCAAACGGTGCCTCCCCGGCCCATGTGCCCCGCGCAGACGTAGCGCTCAGGAACAAGGTACGTGATTCTGAGGCGTGCTCGCGGTAACGGCGAAAGACGTCGCTGCCATGGATCGCGCGCCGCGCCGCATCATGATCCGGCCATGTGGCGAGAATCGCATAGACGGCGGTGTTGGGCACCGGAGTGAACCCTTCGCCGGTGCCTGAACCGCACAGCTTCCATGTCTCGATTTCGCGAATATTGGACAGGCCACGCCGCGCCAGACCCATCTGGGCAAACGCCCAAAGACGCGCAGAAAGCGCGCCGAAGCGGAACAGGCTGAGAGTCACAGATTGCATGGCCGGTCTTTCCATGTGTCAACTTAATCTGACATAATGATCCACGATTTGGAAGATAAATCGCCTTTGCAATGTATGCCTTGGGTGGATAGTGTAAGTTTTAGTGGACACTTAGGGAAAGAAACGACCCGATGCCCCCCAACGATCCATCCCGTGCAATCGTAATTGGCGCAGGCCTTGGCGGCCTGTCAGCTGCGATGCGACTCGGGGCAAAGGGGTATCGCGTGACTGTTCTTGATCGTCTGGATCGTGCCGGTGGGCGTGGATCGTCGATCACGCAGAATGGCCACCGCTTCGATCTTGGCCCCACGATTGTGACCGTCCCACAAGTCTTCCGCCAGCTTTGGGCCGAATGCGGGCGCGACTTCGATGCAGATGTCGATCTGCGCCCTGTTGTCCCCTATTACGAGATCCGGTGGCGCGACGGTTCTGCTCTTCGTGTGCAGCAGGATGAAACAGCGATGGAGGCTGAGATTGCCCGCCTCTCACCCGATGATCTGCCCGGCTACCGCAAATTCCTGGCTGACAGCGAAACACGCTATGAGTTCGGCTTTGAAGGTCTTGGCCGCCGCCCCATGAACAAACTGATGGACCTGGTTCGGGAGCTTCCGGGCTTCGTCCGCCTGCGCGCCGATCGCTCCGTCTACCGCCACGCCGCGCGGCGCGTGAAGGATGAGCGCTTGCGCATGGCCTTGTCGTTCCACCCTCTGTTCATCGGCGGTGATCCCACGCGCGTCACCAGCATGTACATCCTCGTCTCCCATCTGGAGAAGGAGTTCGGCGTTCACTACGCGATGGGCGGCGTGCAGGCTATGGCCGACGCCATGGTCCGGGTGATTGAGGATCAGGGCGGCGAGGTGCGCCTGAACACCGACATTAGCGAGATCACCCTGACGAACGGACGCGCCAGCGGTGTCGTGACGGCCGATGGAGAGGCGCTGACCTCCGACATTGTCGTTTCCAACGCGGATCCCGGCACGACCTACGAACACTTGCTTGCCAAACACCAGAAGCGGCGTTGGACGCCCAAACGGCTGAACCGGTCGCGTTGGTCCATGGGTCTGTTCGTCTGGTATTTCGGCACCAAGGGCACCCGCGCCCAGTGGGGCGATGTCGGCCACCACACGATTCTTAACGGTCCGCGCTATAACGGCCTGCTCGACGACATCTTCATCCGCCGCAAACTGTCGCAGGATATGTCGATCTACCTTCACCGTCCCAGTGTGTCCGACCCAAGCGCTGCACACGCGGGCGACGACACTTTCTACGCGCTTTCGCCCGTCCCTAACCTGCATGGTGCGGGGTCTGTGGATTGGGAGGAGATGACCGAGACCTACCGCAAACGGCTTGCGGGTGTGCTGAATGATCACCTGATCCCGGGTTTTGAGGATCACCTCAGCGCATCCCACATCTTTACGCCGGATACTTTCGTTTCACGATATCGCTCGCCTCATGGTGCCGGTTTCTCGCTTGAGCCGCGCATTTTCCAATCCGCTTGGTTCCGCCCCCACAACGTCTCGGAAGAGGTTCCGGGCCTTTACCTTGTCGGCGCGGGCACGCATCCCGGCGCGGGCATTCCCTCGGTCGTGACCTCGTCTGAGGTGTTGACCCACCTCGTCCCCGATGCACCGCGCCCGATGGTGCAACCAGACCAACGTCTTGCTGCCGAGTGACCGAATGATCGACCCCAAAGATATGGAGCACTGCCGCGCCGCGATCCGGGAAGGGTCTTACTCCTTCCACGCAGCGTCGAAACTCCTGCCCGCTTCCGTCCGCGACCCAGCCCTTGCGCTATATGCGTTTTGCCGATGTGCCGACGATGAAGTCGACTTCGGCGATGACAAGCCTGCGGCCGTTATCGCCCTATCTGAAAGGCTCGACGCTGCATATCAGGGCCGTCCACGTAATACACCAACGGACCGCGCCTTCACCGCCATGATCGAAGAATTCGATATGCCGCGCGCTTTGCCGGAGGCGCTGCTAGAGGGCCTCGCTTGGGATGGCATGGAACGTCGCTACGCCAGCCTGTCTGACTTGCGCGCCTATTCTGCGCGCGTGGCCTCTGCCGTCGGGGCAATGATGTGCGTCCTGATGCGCGTACGCGACGAACAGGCCCTCGCCCGCGCCTGCGATCTGGGCGTGGCGATGCAGCTGACTAACATCGCCCGCGATGTGGGTGAGGATGCGCGCGCAGGTCGTCTCTATCTCCCGACCGATTGGCTGGAGGAGATGGGCCTGCGTCCCGAAGACGTCATGGGTGATCCAAAGCCGTCCCCCAAACTCCAGCGGCTCACCAAGCGCCTGCTGGCGGAGGCCAACCGCCTCTACCTTCGCAGTGAGCCCGGCATTGCCCGCCTTCCCATCAGCGCCCGTCCCGGCATCTTCGCGGCCCGCCATTGCTACGACGCGATTGGCCGGAAGCTGGCGCGGTCGGGATATGACAGTATCTCCATGCGCGCGACGACGACCGGCGGCCACAAGATGCGTCTTCTCGGCCTGTCCGTCATGCGTGCGGGTCTTGCTACCGTGCTGCCCGAGAGCCCCGTTATCTTCGCCAAACCCCTGCCCGAAACCGCGTTTCTGGTAGATGCTGCTGCCCATCCAAAGGCCAATTCCCCGGTCTGGAGCGACTCGGTCATTTCAGTTCTGGGTCAGCTAAAGTCACAAGACCATATGACTGCTGCCGAGTGATCAGCTCTGCCCTTTGGTCCGGGCCCGCCACAGCGTGAACAGCCCGGCCCCCACCACAATGCAGGCGCCAATCACCACATTGGTCGCCAGATCTTCCCCGAACACCACCAACCCAATGGCCGATGCGAAGACCAATTGCAGGTAAGCGAAGGGCTGCACTGTGGACGCTTCGGCAAACTCGTAGGTCTTGATCAGCAGGAAATGCCCGCTGGCTCCTGTCACACACAGCACGCCCATCCAGATCCAATCGCGCCCGCTCATTGACTCCCAGAACCAGACGCCGACGCATGTCATGACCACCGCGCCCACTGTGCCCGTCCAGAAAAAGCTCGTCGCCGCCCGGTCCTTCCGCGCGGCGAAGCGGGTGAGCAAATTGTAGAGCGCGAACAGGAAGGCCGAACACAGCGGCACGAGCGCTTCGACCGAGAAAACCGCGACTCCCGGCTGAAGGATCACCAGCACCCCAACAAAGCCGATGGCAATCGCCGTCCACCTCCGCCAACCGACCTTTTCTCCAAGAATAGGGCCTGACAAGGCCGCAACGAGCAGCGGGTAACAGGTGAAAATCGCATGGGCCTCCACAAGCCCAAGCAGCACGAATGCGCCCACCATAACGCAAATCTCAATCGCCAGAAGCGCGCCGCGCAGTCCTTGGATCCACGGTTGGCTTGTCCGCGCAGCCGCCGCGATGCCGCCCGCCTGACGGGAGGCCACGGTGATCACGAACGCCGCAAAGAACCAGTAGCGGATCATCACGATCATCAGCACGTTGTATTCGCCCGCGAGATGTCGACTGATCCCGTCCTGCGCAGCGAACACGAAGGTGGTGGCAATCATCAACGGGATGCCGATGCGGGGGTTCTCGTTCATCTGAGACGCCCCTTCGTCATGTGCCGTTTTCGACCGAATCCGGGGATACGCTCCAAGTCAAAGCCCGCAGCGTCCAAGGCGCGCCTGACATACCCCACAGCTGTGTAGGTGGCGAAGGTGCCGCCCGGGGCCGTGCGCCGCCCGACCTCCGCCATCAATTCTGCTGACCACATGTCCGGGTTCTTCGCAGGCGCGAATCCATCCAGAAACCAGGCGTCGGCCTTTCCGTCCCAAGCGGGAAGCGTTTCGCGCGCATCGCCTTGGATGATCGATAGCGTGAAGTCTGGCCCCTCAATTTGTGGAGGCAAGTCTGGCCCAATGGCCGAAGTCAGCACCTCTGTCGGCAATTCATCGAACGCAGCAAGCGCGTGAGTCAAATCCCCCATCGGCATCGGAAACGCCTCGAACGATGTGAAGTGCAGCACACCCGCCATCCCCGCCGCGCGCCAGCTCTGCAACGTCGCCAGAAAGTTCAGCCCAGTGCCAAACCCGAGTTCGGCCACATGAAATCCATCGGTAAACCGCCCGGGCAGGTCATTGCCCTCAAGAAACACATAACGCGTCTCCGCCAACCCATCGTCGAGCGAAAAGTACGGATCATCGAACCGGGTGGAGACTGGAACCGCTCCTCGCCATTCGATCTTCTGCTGGTCCTGATCCATGTCGCGCCCTATCACCTGACCGGCGGACGATCTGCCAAGGTGTGGGAAGTTTCAATGGCTGACATCACGATCAGGGGCGCGGGCATCATGGGCCTGATGTGTGCCTGGGTGCTGACCCGGCGCGGTGTGTCTGTGCAGGTGGTTGACCCGAACGGTGTCGCCGCCGGGGCCTCTGGTGGCATTGTCGGCGCGCTCGCCCCCCATGTGCCGGAGAACTGGAACCCCAAAAAAGCGATGCAATTCGACGCGCTGGATCGGGCGGAAGGTCTGTGGTCCGAGATTGCGGATGTGGCCGGTACCGATTCTGGATATGGGCGCACTGGGCGCATCCAGCCGCTGGCCGACGACGCTGCCATCGCGCTGGCTCATCAGCGGGCCGAGCAATCGGTGGACCTGTGGCAGGGCCGTTACCAGTGGCAAGTCGTCCCTGCGGATCGGATTGGCGTATCCGTTTCCTCCCCGACCGGGCTCGTGATTCACGACACCCTGACCGCTCGGATTCATCCCAAACAGGCATGTTTGAGCCTTTCTATGGCATTGAAAGCCGTTGGTGTGCCGATCCTTTCTGAAGCGCAGGCCGCGCACAAAGAAATCTGGGCCACTGGTGCGGCGGACCTTTTGGAAATATCACAGCAGCTTGGAAAAACGGTAGGCTCTCCCATCAAAGGCCAAGCCGCTCTCTTGAAGTGCCTTCTGCCAACCGCGCCCCAGATCTTTGCCGATGGTCTTCACATCGTGCCGCACGCCGACGGGACGGTTGCTATTGGCTCCACCACCGAGCGTGAATTCGACCATCCCACCGAGACTGACGCACAGCTAGAGCCCCTGATCCAAGCCGCACGCAAAGCTGTGCCTGCGCTCGCCAATGCACCCGTGATCCAACGGTGGGCCGGCCTTCGCCCCCGCGCGCGCAGCCGGGCTCCCATGGTTGGCCTTCATCCGACTCGACCCGGTGCCTACATCGCAAACGGCGGCTTCAAGATCGGTCTCGCCATGGCCCCCGTCGTGGCCGAGATGCTGGCCGATCTGATCCTAGACGGCCATGATCGCATCCCGGACAACTTCCGACCGGAGGCGAGCCTCTAGAGTCCTGCGGCTTCCCTCAAAGCAGCCATCAAACCCTCCAGCGCCTTACGATTGATCGGGTTGGTCAGTTTATCCCCATCAAACTGGTCTTTCGCAGCCCCGACCAGCACCTCTGGCCCCGGCAAAAGCCTCGGCTGAAACGCAACAAGGCTCTCACGCATCATCAACTGGCCCCGCTCCCCGCCCGAGCGTCCTGCGGTGGCCGACATCAGCGCGACCGGCTTGCCCTTCCAAGGATTGCCCTCGGTCCGACTGACCCAATCCAAAGCGTTCTTGAGCGCACCCGAAATCGACTTGTTGTATTCCGGGCCTGAGATCACGACCGCATCTGCTGCTGCAATCTGGTCCGACAGGAGCTGTATGGCCTCCGGAATACCCTCAGCAGCCTCCAGATCGCCGTCATAAAGCGGCAGGCGCAGATTTCCCTCTTCAAACGACTTAGGGTCGAAGGCCGCCTTCGCCTCCATCATCAGCTTGCGGTTCAGCGACCCCGCCCGCAGGGATCCGCAAATCCCCAATAGTCTTCCGCTGGACATATCCATCTCTCCGCCACACAAATCGGTTCAACGGCACTTAGGGCACGGGGCAGGCATGACCAAACTCCACGGCGGAAAGATCTTGGCGCAGCGTCTGGCGATGCATGGGGTGGAGCGCGTGTTCTCTGTCCCCGGCGAAAGTTTCCTTGCCGCGCTCGACGGCCTGCATGACGCGGACATCCCCAACATCGTTTGCCGGCAAGAAGGCGGGGCCGCCATGATGGCCGAGGCTCATGGCAAGATGACAGGCCAGCCAGGCGTCCTTTTCGTCACGCGGGGACCCGGTGCCACCAATGCCAGTGCTGGCCTGCACATCGCCATGCACGACGCCACACCCATGGTCTGTTTCGTCGGTCAAATCCCCCTCAAACACCGCGACCGGGGCGTGTTTCAGGAGGTCGATTACCGCGCCTTTTTCGGACCCCTCGTGAAGTGGGTGGCTGAAGTTGAGCGGACAGACAGGCTGGCCGAATATATCGACCGCGCCTTTGCCATTGCGCAGTCCGGGCGGCCCGGCCCCGTGGTTCTGGCCCTGCCTGAAGACATTCTGTCAGCCATGACCGACCCGCCCGCGACACGTCCCGGCGCGCGGGCCATGCCCTCCGTCCACCCGGATATGATCGCACCCTTCGCCCAGATGCTGCGGCAAGCCGAACGCCCCTTGATCATTTGCGGCGGATCGCACTGGTCCGACACCGACCGCCAAAGCGCTGAGGCGCTCGCCGAACGCACCGGCGCGCCCATTGGTGTCACCTTCCGGCGGCAGGATTACATCAACAACGACCACCCGAACTATGCGGGCGATTTCGGTGTTGGCATGAACCCCGCCCTTGGCGCGCGGCTGGCTGAGTCTGACTGCATCCTGCTGCTCGGCGCCGAACTCAACGATATCACAACCGGCGATTTCACCCTGCTCGATCCGGCCAAGGCCCCGGCCATCCTTCAGGTCCACCCCGACGCCGACGCGATCAGCAAGACCTACCCAGCCACCTACGCCGTCGCCGCCCCGCCAAGCGCGATCCTCCACCAGCTGATTGAGGCTATTGGCGAGCACACCGGCGACAAGGGGGCTGCCGAGGCACGTGCGGGCTACGAGGCTTGGCAAGAACCCCAACCCACCCCCGGCGATGTACAGATGGAACATGTCATCGCATGGCTCCGCGACCATGCCAGCCCGGACACGATCATCACCAACGGCGCGGGCAACTACGCCGCTTTCCTGCACCGCTACTACCGCTTCCGCCAATACGGCACGCAGGTCGCACCGACCTCCGGCTCCATGGGCTATTGCCTTCCCGCCGCTGTTTCCGCCAAGCTCCAGAACCCGCAAAGCCCGGTTATCTGCCTTGCCGGTGATGGCTGCCTGCAAATGACGATTCAGGAGCTTTCGACCGCCCGCCAATACGGCGCGGACATCACAGTGATCGTCGCCAATAACGGCCGTTACGGCACGATCCGAATGCATCAGGAAAAGAATTACCCCGGCCGCGTCTCCGGCACCGACCTGTTCAACCCGGACTATGCGACGCTGGCCAAGGCCTATGGCGGCACCGGGCATACCATCACGTCGAATGAGCAATTCGCGGATGCCTACACCGCAACCCTGAACGGCGGACTACACATCATTGAATTGAAGCTTGATCCAAAGATGCTGGCGACCACGAAAAGCCTCTAATCCGCCAATTCGGGCCTTTCATTCAACACCTTCACCTCGCGTTGCGGGAACGGGATGTTGATGCCGTTGTCTTTGAACGTGTCCCAAAGCGCCAGAAAAACGTTGCCGCGAATGTTGGTCAGGCCACCGGTCGGGTCCTGTATCCAGAAGCGCAGGATATAATCGACCGAACTGTCCCCAAAGCCCACGATATGGCAGACGGGCGGGCGATGGCTCAGGACCCGGTCCACGCCTTGCGCGGCCTCAATCGCCAACTTGCGCACCTTGTGTGGGTCGTCGCCATACGCCGTGCCGAAATGAATATCGAGCCTGACGAATTCGTTCGAATGGGACCAGTTCACAACCTGGCTGGTGATCAGATCCTCGTTCGGGATCAGGTATTCCTTCCCGTCCCGCGTCACCACACTGACATACCGCGCGCCGAGCGAGTTGATCCATCCGAACGTCTCCCCCAGCGAAATCACGTCACCGGGCTTGATCGATTTGTCGAGCAGGATGATGACCCCGCTGACAAGGTTCGAGACGACCTTTTGCAGGCCAAAGCCCAAACCCACACCAATCGCACCGGACAGGACGGCAAGGCCGGTCAGGTCAATTCCGCTCAGACGGAGGCCCACGTAGATCGCCACACCGTAAAACGCGACCTGCATGAACTTGACGGCCAGCACCCGCATCGAAGGGGATATTTCGTCGTTCTTCTCAATCCGTGTCGT
It contains:
- a CDS encoding mechanosensitive ion channel family protein, producing MDPEIEQPTDAEAVEAALGEINSLWEQGLSFAESLLRPWNAYQVGIALAVLVAAYILRRVFGPRVRAWMAAREGWPTWRMRILVIIHTRLQMIIFVALIWIVVLVMREVTWPSRTFLLTIIAELATAWLFVAFATRLIRSTLLRAVVRYGAWIFVTLAILNLQDEAAAILDSVGFNLGETRLSLLTLLQAILVVATLVIIARFLTGTATTRIEKNDEISPSMRVLAVKFMQVAFYGVAIYVGLRLSGIDLTGLAVLSGAIGVGLGFGLQKVVSNLVSGVIILLDKSIKPGDVISLGETFGWINSLGARYVSVVTRDGKEYLIPNEDLITSQVVNWSHSNEFVRLDIHFGTAYGDDPHKVRKLAIEAAQGVDRVLSHRPPVCHIVGFGDSSVDYILRFWIQDPTGGLTNIRGNVFLALWDTFKDNGINIPFPQREVKVLNERPELAD
- the mnmD gene encoding tRNA (5-methylaminomethyl-2-thiouridine)(34)-methyltransferase MnmD; its protein translation is MDQDQQKIEWRGAVPVSTRFDDPYFSLDDGLAETRYVFLEGNDLPGRFTDGFHVAELGFGTGLNFLATLQSWRAAGMAGVLHFTSFEAFPMPMGDLTHALAAFDELPTEVLTSAIGPDLPPQIEGPDFTLSIIQGDARETLPAWDGKADAWFLDGFAPAKNPDMWSAELMAEVGRRTAPGGTFATYTAVGYVRRALDAAGFDLERIPGFGRKRHMTKGRLR
- a CDS encoding NADPH-dependent FMN reductase, with product MSSGRLLGICGSLRAGSLNRKLMMEAKAAFDPKSFEEGNLRLPLYDGDLEAAEGIPEAIQLLSDQIAAADAVVISGPEYNKSISGALKNALDWVSRTEGNPWKGKPVALMSATAGRSGGERGQLMMRESLVAFQPRLLPGPEVLVGAAKDQFDGDKLTNPINRKALEGLMAALREAAGL
- the crtA gene encoding spheroidene monooxygenase, with amino-acid sequence MQSVTLSLFRFGALSARLWAFAQMGLARRGLSNIREIETWKLCGSGTGEGFTPVPNTAVYAILATWPDHDAARRAIHGSDVFRRYREHASESRTLFLSATSARGTWAGEAPFAAGVEPNGGPIAALTRATIKPRIAAKFWGRVPGISKVIGEDPNVLFKIGIGEVPWLHQVTFSIWPDADSMAAFARHDGPHARAIRAVRTEQWFKEDLYARFNVDAVEGVWEGRAPDLPLANQMRDDTRIAAE
- a CDS encoding phytoene desaturase: MPPNDPSRAIVIGAGLGGLSAAMRLGAKGYRVTVLDRLDRAGGRGSSITQNGHRFDLGPTIVTVPQVFRQLWAECGRDFDADVDLRPVVPYYEIRWRDGSALRVQQDETAMEAEIARLSPDDLPGYRKFLADSETRYEFGFEGLGRRPMNKLMDLVRELPGFVRLRADRSVYRHAARRVKDERLRMALSFHPLFIGGDPTRVTSMYILVSHLEKEFGVHYAMGGVQAMADAMVRVIEDQGGEVRLNTDISEITLTNGRASGVVTADGEALTSDIVVSNADPGTTYEHLLAKHQKRRWTPKRLNRSRWSMGLFVWYFGTKGTRAQWGDVGHHTILNGPRYNGLLDDIFIRRKLSQDMSIYLHRPSVSDPSAAHAGDDTFYALSPVPNLHGAGSVDWEEMTETYRKRLAGVLNDHLIPGFEDHLSASHIFTPDTFVSRYRSPHGAGFSLEPRIFQSAWFRPHNVSEEVPGLYLVGAGTHPGAGIPSVVTSSEVLTHLVPDAPRPMVQPDQRLAAE
- a CDS encoding NAD(P)/FAD-dependent oxidoreductase, with amino-acid sequence MADITIRGAGIMGLMCAWVLTRRGVSVQVVDPNGVAAGASGGIVGALAPHVPENWNPKKAMQFDALDRAEGLWSEIADVAGTDSGYGRTGRIQPLADDAAIALAHQRAEQSVDLWQGRYQWQVVPADRIGVSVSSPTGLVIHDTLTARIHPKQACLSLSMALKAVGVPILSEAQAAHKEIWATGAADLLEISQQLGKTVGSPIKGQAALLKCLLPTAPQIFADGLHIVPHADGTVAIGSTTEREFDHPTETDAQLEPLIQAARKAVPALANAPVIQRWAGLRPRARSRAPMVGLHPTRPGAYIANGGFKIGLAMAPVVAEMLADLILDGHDRIPDNFRPEASL
- the bchI gene encoding magnesium chelatase ATPase subunit I; translated protein: MKRPGSFPFSAIVGQDEMKRAMVLTAIDGGIGGVLVFGDRGTGKSTAVRGLAALLPEIDAVAGCPVNSEFVSDVPDWVTLLDANTVSKPTPVIDLPLGATEDRVVGALDIEKALTKGEKAFEPGLLARANRGYLYIDEVNLLEDHIVDLLLDVAQSGLNVVEREGLSIRHAANFVLVGSGNPEEGELRPQLLDRFGLSVEVESPKDLDVRIDVIRRRDAYDRDALSFCAEWEGADAELRGQIVDARKRLGSVEADDAIIRDCAALCVALGSDGLRGELTLLRAARALAAFEGDDQVNRDHLRKVAPSALRHRLRRDPLDEAGSTTRVMRVVDEVLG
- a CDS encoding DMT family transporter is translated as MNENPRIGIPLMIATTFVFAAQDGISRHLAGEYNVLMIVMIRYWFFAAFVITVASRQAGGIAAAARTSQPWIQGLRGALLAIEICVMVGAFVLLGLVEAHAIFTCYPLLVAALSGPILGEKVGWRRWTAIAIGFVGVLVILQPGVAVFSVEALVPLCSAFLFALYNLLTRFAARKDRAATSFFWTGTVGAVVMTCVGVWFWESMSGRDWIWMGVLCVTGASGHFLLIKTYEFAEASTVQPFAYLQLVFASAIGLVVFGEDLATNVVIGACIVVGAGLFTLWRARTKGQS
- a CDS encoding thiamine pyrophosphate-binding protein is translated as MTKLHGGKILAQRLAMHGVERVFSVPGESFLAALDGLHDADIPNIVCRQEGGAAMMAEAHGKMTGQPGVLFVTRGPGATNASAGLHIAMHDATPMVCFVGQIPLKHRDRGVFQEVDYRAFFGPLVKWVAEVERTDRLAEYIDRAFAIAQSGRPGPVVLALPEDILSAMTDPPATRPGARAMPSVHPDMIAPFAQMLRQAERPLIICGGSHWSDTDRQSAEALAERTGAPIGVTFRRQDYINNDHPNYAGDFGVGMNPALGARLAESDCILLLGAELNDITTGDFTLLDPAKAPAILQVHPDADAISKTYPATYAVAAPPSAILHQLIEAIGEHTGDKGAAEARAGYEAWQEPQPTPGDVQMEHVIAWLRDHASPDTIITNGAGNYAAFLHRYYRFRQYGTQVAPTSGSMGYCLPAAVSAKLQNPQSPVICLAGDGCLQMTIQELSTARQYGADITVIVANNGRYGTIRMHQEKNYPGRVSGTDLFNPDYATLAKAYGGTGHTITSNEQFADAYTATLNGGLHIIELKLDPKMLATTKSL
- the crtB gene encoding 15-cis-phytoene synthase, encoding MIDPKDMEHCRAAIREGSYSFHAASKLLPASVRDPALALYAFCRCADDEVDFGDDKPAAVIALSERLDAAYQGRPRNTPTDRAFTAMIEEFDMPRALPEALLEGLAWDGMERRYASLSDLRAYSARVASAVGAMMCVLMRVRDEQALARACDLGVAMQLTNIARDVGEDARAGRLYLPTDWLEEMGLRPEDVMGDPKPSPKLQRLTKRLLAEANRLYLRSEPGIARLPISARPGIFAARHCYDAIGRKLARSGYDSISMRATTTGGHKMRLLGLSVMRAGLATVLPESPVIFAKPLPETAFLVDAAAHPKANSPVWSDSVISVLGQLKSQDHMTAAE